A stretch of the Campylobacter sp. 19-13652 genome encodes the following:
- a CDS encoding phosphoribosyltransferase → MIYYSYDEFAVDVKKMAKQIRDEFKPEAILAIARGGLTLGHSLAVALENRNLFSLNSIHYEGDKKLDTIEIFNVPELGKFKKVLLVDDIIDSGESMVEIKRELLKRYPHLELKIATVFYKQKALLLPEYRVKEATEWVEFFWDVHI, encoded by the coding sequence GTGATTTATTACTCTTATGATGAATTTGCTGTCGATGTAAAGAAAATGGCAAAGCAGATTAGAGATGAGTTTAAGCCAGAGGCTATCTTAGCCATAGCTAGAGGTGGGCTTACTTTGGGGCATTCTTTGGCTGTTGCGCTAGAAAATAGAAATCTCTTTAGCCTAAATTCAATCCACTATGAGGGCGATAAAAAGCTTGATACGATAGAGATTTTTAACGTCCCAGAGCTTGGCAAATTTAAAAAAGTCCTACTTGTAGATGATATTATAGATAGTGGCGAAAGTATGGTGGAGATTAAGCGCGAGCTTTTAAAGCGCTATCCGCACCTAGAGCTAAAAATAGCGACTGTCTTTTATAAGCAAAAGGCGCTTTTGCTACCTGAATACAGAGTAAAAGAGGCGACTGAGTGGGTTGAGTTTTTTTGGGATGTGCATATTTAA
- a CDS encoding glycosyltransferase family 39 protein: MRRGLLFSALGINFLFLFVLLNDLSISYHEARIFFEGNSLASLIARGFCAIFGDNDFALRLPFLLIHCLNLYLLYLLSIKLLKQQNDAVFAVLLYAYLPGVMASAILVNDAGAYIFLTLLAILLFLSHKFYIRLLFYFILVVMIFIDQSFLLLYVGLFAYFSYYKMRLEATFCAMLVAINFGLYGFETGGRPSGHFLDTLGIFAAVFSPLVFLYFVYSVYRVLVKERKNIIFFISFASFAICMLLSLRQRIWWEYFLPFCVIATPIMVHTFMASYRVRLPQFRLKYKLGVFVVFAFLFINLSVVAFYPYIYLFLKEPKDHFAYKFDIARDLAFKLKTLGVSKVRTNDAKLALRLKFYGVLDGSKALKEGCDNGKKCVNVSRAGKIVASFELR; this comes from the coding sequence ATGCGTAGAGGGCTTTTATTTTCTGCTTTGGGGATAAATTTTTTATTTTTATTCGTACTTTTAAATGACCTTAGCATAAGCTATCATGAGGCTAGGATATTTTTCGAAGGCAACTCGCTCGCTTCGCTCATAGCTAGGGGATTTTGCGCTATTTTTGGAGATAATGATTTTGCGCTTAGACTGCCGTTTTTGCTAATTCACTGTTTAAATTTATACCTTTTGTATCTACTTAGCATTAAGCTTTTAAAACAGCAAAATGACGCAGTGTTTGCAGTGCTTTTGTATGCTTATTTGCCAGGGGTTATGGCTAGTGCTATATTAGTAAATGACGCTGGGGCTTATATATTTTTAACCCTCCTTGCAATTTTGCTTTTTTTAAGCCACAAATTTTATATTAGGTTGCTTTTTTATTTTATTTTGGTGGTGATGATTTTTATAGACCAGTCATTTTTGTTACTTTATGTGGGGCTTTTTGCATATTTTTCGTATTATAAAATGCGCCTTGAGGCAACATTTTGCGCTATGTTAGTGGCTATAAATTTTGGACTTTATGGCTTTGAGACAGGTGGGCGCCCTAGCGGACATTTTCTGGATACATTAGGGATTTTTGCAGCCGTTTTTTCTCCGTTGGTATTTTTGTATTTTGTGTATTCTGTTTATAGGGTTTTGGTTAAAGAGCGTAAAAATATCATATTTTTTATCTCTTTTGCCTCGTTTGCCATATGTATGCTCCTTTCGCTTAGACAGCGCATTTGGTGGGAGTATTTTTTGCCATTTTGTGTTATCGCTACACCTATTATGGTGCATACTTTTATGGCTAGTTATCGCGTGAGATTACCGCAGTTTAGGCTAAAATATAAGCTTGGTGTTTTTGTCGTGTTTGCATTTTTGTTTATAAATTTATCCGTAGTTGCTTTTTATCCTTATATTTATCTATTTTTAAAAGAGCCAAAAGACCATTTTGCGTATAAATTTGATATAGCTAGAGATTTGGCCTTTAAGCTTAAGACTTTAGGGGTTAGCAAGGTACGCACAAATGACGCAAAACTAGCTTTAAGGCTTAAATTTTACGGCGTTTTGGATGGCAGCAAAGCATTAAAAGAGGGCTGTGATAATGGTAAAAAGTGCGTAAATGTCTCTAGGGCTGGTAAAATCGTAGCTAGCTTCGAGCTTCGATGA
- a CDS encoding Tfp pilus assembly protein FimT/FimU, which yields MSRAFSLFELCLVILILGIMLAFAMPNIALDKLHLAAQQILIHLRYTQGLAIMDDKAGLGDEWYKRNWRLFFHSGLVGDSKEHDWRYTVFSDDGKFSGNPNSLSQIAKDPANPNKFLTSGFNGQNYKSSLLNKNLNLTKTYGVADIKFKNCGSKNQTISFDSYGAPSGTLKNAKNPFDKRFLRDCEISLYDEAGKKATIKIHAITGYAKIIE from the coding sequence ATGAGTAGGGCGTTTAGCCTATTTGAGCTATGCTTGGTGATTTTGATACTGGGCATAATGCTTGCTTTTGCTATGCCTAATATAGCTTTAGATAAATTGCATTTAGCTGCTCAGCAGATATTAATTCACCTTCGATACACGCAAGGACTAGCCATAATGGACGATAAAGCAGGGCTTGGCGATGAGTGGTATAAGCGTAATTGGAGGCTATTTTTCCACTCCGGACTCGTCGGTGATAGTAAAGAGCATGACTGGAGATATACTGTTTTTAGTGATGATGGTAAATTTTCCGGAAACCCAAACTCCCTAAGCCAGATAGCCAAAGACCCCGCAAACCCAAATAAATTTCTCACTTCTGGGTTTAATGGGCAAAATTACAAAAGCTCTTTGCTTAATAAAAATTTAAATCTCACTAAGACTTATGGAGTTGCGGATATTAAATTTAAAAATTGTGGCAGTAAAAATCAGACGATCTCTTTTGATAGCTACGGTGCGCCAAGCGGAACCCTAAAAAATGCAAAGAATCCTTTTGATAAGCGATTTTTGAGGGATTGCGAGATAAGTTTATATGATGAAGCAGGTAAAAAGGCGACTATTAAAATACATGCTATAACAGGATATGCAAAGATTATAGAGTGA
- the cytX gene encoding putative hydroxymethylpyrimidine transporter CytX, which translates to MKTSLFTNSIIWFGAAISIAEIITGTYLAPLGFAKGLAAIIIGHIIGCILLFLAGVIGGVRGQGAMDSVKLSFGLRGGAIFAILNIIQLLGWTAIMIYDAAQAANGIAKASAWGWALAVGGLIVLWLLLGLRRARVLNAVAVGGLFILSVVLAFRVFTDSESGLINETISFGAAIELSAAMPLSWLPLISDYTKQAQNPVKASALSALSYGIISCFMYAVGMGAAINSNSSDIVGILLASGLGIWGLVIVVLSTVTTTFLDAYSAGVSAKAINSKISIKAFSVAVAVAGTVAAVCFNMDDITDFLYLIGSVFAPMITILIVDFFILRQDFSDKGFGWINLMIWLAGFLLYRYLLSIETPLGNTLPDMLATAVLCLIVHKIKNLQLKLKN; encoded by the coding sequence TTGAAAACTTCACTCTTTACAAACTCAATCATCTGGTTTGGCGCAGCCATATCAATAGCTGAAATAATCACAGGCACATATCTAGCGCCACTTGGCTTTGCAAAAGGGCTTGCAGCTATAATCATCGGACATATCATAGGCTGCATTTTGCTATTTTTAGCTGGCGTCATAGGAGGCGTCAGGGGGCAAGGCGCAATGGATAGCGTAAAACTTAGCTTTGGTTTGCGGGGCGGGGCGATATTTGCCATATTAAACATAATCCAGCTACTTGGCTGGACGGCGATAATGATATATGATGCTGCACAAGCAGCAAACGGCATAGCAAAGGCTAGCGCATGGGGTTGGGCTTTAGCTGTCGGAGGGCTTATAGTGCTGTGGCTTTTACTTGGATTAAGGCGAGCTAGAGTCTTAAACGCCGTAGCTGTGGGAGGGCTTTTTATCCTTAGCGTGGTGCTTGCTTTTAGGGTATTTACAGACTCGGAAAGCGGCTTAATAAATGAGACGATAAGCTTTGGGGCTGCGATAGAATTAAGCGCGGCTATGCCATTATCGTGGCTACCCCTAATAAGCGATTACACAAAACAGGCACAAAATCCAGTCAAAGCAAGTGCGTTAAGTGCGTTAAGCTACGGCATAATCTCTTGCTTTATGTACGCAGTAGGCATGGGGGCTGCTATAAATAGCAACTCAAGCGACATCGTGGGCATACTATTAGCCAGTGGGCTTGGGATATGGGGGCTTGTTATAGTTGTACTTTCTACCGTTACAACTACGTTTTTAGATGCCTATTCAGCTGGGGTATCCGCTAAAGCTATAAATTCCAAAATAAGCATAAAAGCCTTTAGCGTAGCTGTGGCAGTAGCTGGAACTGTGGCTGCGGTGTGCTTTAATATGGATGATATAACAGATTTTTTGTATTTAATAGGCTCGGTGTTTGCGCCTATGATTACCATTTTAATAGTTGACTTTTTTATCCTAAGGCAGGATTTTAGTGATAAAGGCTTTGGGTGGATAAATTTGATGATATGGCTTGCTGGATTTTTGCTGTATCGCTATCTTTTAAGCATTGAAACTCCGCTTGGAAATACGCTACCTGATATGCTAGCGACGGCTGTTTTATGTCTTATAGTACATAAAATAAAAAACTTGCAATTAAAGCTTAAAAATTAA
- a CDS encoding NCS2 family permease has translation MDFFRLKQNNTNVKTEFNAGLTTFLAMMYIVPVNSIILSQAGMPIDALITATALITVIATLLNGLWANTPVAMSVGMGLNAYFTFGLVLGMKMPWQTALGVVFVSGIIFVFLSLTNFRIWIIKSIPLDLRRAISAGIGTFICFIGLQQMGIVVNNDAVLVGMGNLGDKNVLLGILGVVLIVAFWAFKIKGAFILGVITTSIIAWVFGLSEYPKELFSLPASIAPIFLQLDIRGVFFDVAGNFSLALLPVIVTFFVTDLFDSVGTLAGVGTRAGIFDESKKDGIKNLEKTLESDAVATVAGALTGVSTTTAFVESASGVEEGGRTGLTSVFTALFFVLTLFMLPFFKAIPANAIYPVLIMVGILMFSEVGEINFKDPAIAVASFFMVVFIPLTYSITNGLAFGFIAYILVRALQRRWELINSGVVALAAISVIVFMVH, from the coding sequence GATTTTTTCCGTCTAAAGCAAAATAATACTAATGTAAAAACCGAGTTTAACGCGGGTCTTACGACATTTTTAGCGATGATGTATATAGTGCCTGTAAATTCAATCATTCTTTCGCAGGCTGGCATGCCTATAGACGCGCTTATTACAGCTACAGCACTAATTACTGTTATAGCCACGCTACTAAATGGCTTGTGGGCTAACACGCCAGTTGCGATGAGTGTGGGCATGGGGCTAAATGCGTATTTTACATTTGGGCTAGTACTGGGCATGAAAATGCCGTGGCAGACAGCACTTGGAGTGGTTTTTGTCTCTGGGATTATATTTGTATTTTTAAGCCTGACAAACTTTAGAATTTGGATTATTAAATCAATCCCACTTGACCTGCGTCGAGCTATAAGTGCAGGTATTGGCACGTTTATCTGCTTTATAGGACTTCAGCAAATGGGCATAGTGGTAAATAACGACGCTGTGCTTGTAGGAATGGGGAATTTGGGTGATAAAAACGTGCTTTTAGGTATTCTTGGAGTGGTGTTAATAGTGGCGTTTTGGGCTTTTAAAATAAAAGGCGCATTTATTTTAGGCGTTATTACTACCTCTATAATTGCTTGGGTTTTTGGGCTTAGCGAGTATCCAAAGGAGCTTTTTTCACTACCTGCTTCTATCGCGCCTATATTTTTACAGCTTGATATAAGGGGTGTATTTTTTGACGTGGCTGGAAACTTTAGTTTAGCGCTTCTGCCTGTGATAGTTACATTTTTTGTTACGGATTTATTTGATTCAGTCGGCACTTTAGCTGGTGTGGGAACTCGTGCTGGGATATTTGACGAGAGCAAAAAAGATGGTATTAAAAACCTAGAAAAAACCCTAGAATCCGACGCCGTAGCTACCGTAGCAGGTGCGCTAACAGGGGTTAGTACCACGACGGCTTTTGTCGAGAGCGCAAGCGGAGTAGAGGAGGGTGGACGCACTGGGCTTACTTCGGTGTTTACGGCTTTGTTTTTTGTACTTACGTTATTTATGTTGCCGTTTTTTAAAGCCATTCCAGCAAACGCCATATACCCAGTGCTTATAATGGTCGGAATTTTAATGTTTTCAGAAGTTGGGGAGATAAATTTTAAAGATCCAGCCATAGCTGTGGCTAGCTTTTTTATGGTGGTTTTTATACCTCTTACTTACTCTATCACAAATGGTTTAGCCTTTGGCTTTATCGCCTATATTTTAGTGCGCGCACTTCAGAGACGCTGGGAGCTTATAAACTCTGGTGTAGTTGCGCTTGCAGCCATTAGTGTGATAGTGTTTATGGTGCATTAA
- a CDS encoding methyl-accepting chemotaxis protein → MASGINEGIDKVVSGINKDNQMLENVNEIVGKMIKGNMDNNISATPHNPQLSTLKFLLNDLFASLSTNINHIKDTLAAYTHDDFTSRLNLENLEGDIKSLMQGVNAMGGAIAKMLSDNLDKAQVLEEKAGILKSSVDTVTNGAKSQASSLQESAAAVEQMSSSMSSISNRAGDVIKQSEDIKGIINIIRDIADQTNLLALNAAIEAARAGEHGRGFAVVADEVRKLAENTQKSLSEIEAYVNILSQSINEMSESIKEQTMAIAQINDSVTHIDTLTKQNVDVAAQTNTVTTEVDNMAKDIVKEVRAKKF, encoded by the coding sequence ATGGCATCAGGCATAAATGAAGGCATAGACAAAGTCGTAAGCGGCATAAATAAAGATAATCAAATGCTTGAAAATGTCAATGAGATAGTTGGCAAGATGATAAAAGGCAATATGGATAATAATATCTCTGCCACTCCGCACAATCCTCAGCTTAGCACACTTAAATTTTTATTAAACGACCTTTTTGCAAGTCTAAGTACAAACATAAATCACATAAAAGATACTCTTGCGGCTTATACCCACGATGACTTTACTTCGCGCTTAAATTTAGAAAACTTAGAAGGCGATATAAAGTCTTTAATGCAGGGTGTAAATGCCATGGGTGGTGCGATAGCAAAAATGCTATCTGATAATTTGGATAAAGCTCAAGTGCTAGAGGAAAAAGCTGGCATACTAAAATCATCAGTAGATACAGTAACAAATGGCGCAAAATCTCAAGCCTCAAGCCTACAAGAAAGTGCAGCTGCGGTAGAGCAGATGAGCTCATCAATGAGCTCTATCTCAAACAGAGCCGGGGATGTGATAAAGCAAAGTGAGGATATAAAAGGCATAATAAATATTATACGTGACATAGCCGACCAGACTAATCTTTTAGCCTTAAATGCAGCTATCGAGGCAGCTAGGGCTGGTGAGCATGGCAGGGGATTTGCTGTGGTGGCTGATGAAGTTCGTAAATTAGCCGAAAACACCCAAAAAAGCCTAAGTGAGATAGAGGCTTACGTAAATATCCTAAGTCAAAGCATAAATGAGATGAGCGAGAGCATAAAAGAGCAAACCATGGCGATAGCACAGATAAATGATAGTGTGACCCACATAGACACACTCACAAAGCAAAACGTAGACGTTGCAGCCCAGACAAATACCGTAACCACCGAGGTGGATAACATGGCAAAAGATATAGTAAAAGAGGTTAGAGCTAAGAAATTCTAA
- a CDS encoding MFS transporter, translating into MSAYERAVVYFSTVLITATMYAPQPIAPLLGQVLGVSSASVALFITAIMAPLAISALFYGYFLEKFSITRTLIFAFFALGILQFGFAFSHNYTIMLNIRGIQGLFIPAAMTGLMSYISSRLNGVALAQGIGVYIGMTIIGGFLGRLLSGWLSDIYGYELFMSVLAFLLLLSSIFLSTLDKIAIKHKRELRLSDILSVLLKRTNLYAYICIFCLFFSFLAILSFAPFELTNRAGGYSGLKNGVLYVGFLLGVFISFFSSWFLNLLGGVSRVLWVVAMLFMLGLLLCFFDGFALLLSGMIVICAANFLAHSILSGFVASFNEKKAIASGLYVSFYYAGGVFGSFVPAFAYEYGWGVFLLFLAFVCLVGLGFGVRLKDA; encoded by the coding sequence ATGAGTGCGTACGAGAGGGCGGTTGTTTATTTTTCTACGGTGCTAATTACCGCCACTATGTACGCTCCTCAGCCCATTGCGCCGCTTTTAGGGCAGGTGCTTGGCGTTAGTAGTGCATCTGTTGCGCTTTTTATTACTGCCATTATGGCTCCGCTTGCTATTTCTGCTTTATTTTATGGCTATTTTTTAGAAAAATTTAGCATTACACGAACTCTGATTTTCGCATTTTTTGCGCTTGGGATTTTGCAGTTTGGCTTTGCTTTTTCTCATAATTATACAATCATGCTAAACATTAGGGGTATTCAGGGGCTTTTTATCCCAGCTGCTATGACGGGGCTTATGAGCTATATTTCTAGCCGCTTAAACGGTGTTGCATTAGCTCAAGGGATTGGCGTTTATATAGGCATGACTATAATTGGTGGCTTTTTGGGGCGGCTTTTAAGTGGCTGGCTTAGCGATATTTATGGATATGAGCTTTTTATGTCGGTACTTGCTTTTTTGCTTTTGCTTTCGTCGATTTTTTTATCTACTCTTGATAAAATAGCTATAAAGCATAAAAGAGAGTTAAGGCTTAGCGATATTTTAAGTGTACTTTTAAAAAGGACAAATTTATACGCTTATATCTGCATTTTTTGCCTATTCTTTAGCTTTTTGGCGATTCTTAGCTTTGCCCCTTTTGAGCTTACAAATAGGGCTGGAGGCTATAGTGGACTTAAAAATGGCGTGCTTTATGTAGGATTTTTGCTCGGAGTTTTTATATCATTTTTCTCATCTTGGTTTTTGAATCTTTTAGGCGGAGTTAGTAGGGTGCTTTGGGTAGTGGCTATGCTTTTTATGCTTGGGCTTTTATTGTGCTTTTTTGATGGTTTTGCCTTATTATTGTCTGGTATGATAGTAATTTGTGCTGCAAATTTCTTAGCTCATAGTATCCTAAGCGGCTTTGTGGCAAGCTTTAATGAGAAAAAGGCTATAGCCAGTGGGTTATATGTGAGCTTTTACTATGCTGGCGGAGTTTTTGGTAGCTTTGTGCCGGCTTTTGCTTATGAGTATGGATGGGGTGTGTTTTTGCTATTTTTGGCGTTTGTCTGTCTTGTGGGACTTGGCTTTGGAGTGAGGCTTAAGGATGCGTAG